A stretch of Acidimicrobiales bacterium DNA encodes these proteins:
- a CDS encoding aminotransferase class III-fold pyridoxal phosphate-dependent enzyme produces the protein MTEFDDALAWDRSHVLHSWSVNANRAPLVVAGAEGCEFWDENGTRYLDFTAQFANANPGHAHPRIIEAIVEQARVLPFAATPFATEAASHAARLVAEVTPGDLNRSFFTGGGAAAIEAAIKLARMATGRSKIIGRARDYHGASYGALSVGRDHRTWPSEPGITGVSHVAEAYPLRCPFACGSRGGCDLVCADAIEHAIRREGGRAHVAAVLIEPVPGSGGVIVPPEGYLRRVREICDAYDVLLIADEVMSGFGRTGEWFACDHYDVVPDIMTVAKGLNGGYVPLGAAVVREEIAARIDDQFLNHGLTYGGHALACAAAAATIEVYRDEGLIDAARERGVELAEGAAALVDAHPSVTEARGLGLFFGLELASDPDTRAPVHDGLNPPKGPTAKTAVLKAAMERGVYCMPGSASVIMITPPLTITSAELQRGLAVLDEALEEADRALS, from the coding sequence ATGACCGAGTTCGACGACGCCCTGGCCTGGGATCGCAGCCACGTCCTGCATTCCTGGAGCGTCAACGCGAACCGGGCCCCGCTCGTCGTGGCGGGGGCCGAGGGGTGCGAGTTCTGGGACGAGAACGGCACCCGCTATCTCGACTTCACGGCCCAGTTCGCCAACGCGAACCCGGGCCACGCCCATCCCCGGATCATCGAGGCGATCGTCGAGCAGGCGCGCGTCCTGCCGTTCGCGGCCACGCCGTTCGCCACCGAGGCGGCGTCACACGCGGCGCGGCTCGTCGCCGAGGTGACCCCGGGGGATCTGAACCGCAGCTTCTTCACCGGCGGCGGTGCCGCTGCCATCGAGGCCGCGATCAAGCTGGCCCGGATGGCCACCGGTCGGTCGAAGATCATCGGCCGGGCCCGCGACTACCACGGCGCCAGCTATGGCGCGCTCAGCGTGGGGCGGGACCACCGCACCTGGCCGAGTGAACCCGGCATCACCGGGGTCTCCCACGTCGCCGAGGCCTACCCGTTGCGCTGTCCCTTCGCGTGCGGATCGCGGGGCGGCTGCGATCTCGTCTGTGCCGACGCCATCGAACACGCGATCCGGCGGGAGGGCGGCCGCGCCCATGTCGCCGCGGTGTTGATCGAGCCGGTCCCGGGGTCCGGTGGGGTGATCGTGCCGCCGGAGGGATACCTGCGGCGGGTGCGGGAGATCTGCGACGCCTACGACGTGCTCCTGATCGCCGACGAGGTGATGAGCGGCTTCGGTCGCACCGGCGAATGGTTCGCGTGCGACCACTACGACGTGGTCCCCGACATCATGACCGTCGCCAAGGGGCTCAACGGCGGCTACGTGCCGCTCGGTGCCGCCGTGGTCCGCGAGGAGATCGCGGCCCGGATCGACGACCAGTTTCTCAACCACGGTCTGACCTACGGCGGTCACGCGCTCGCCTGTGCCGCCGCGGCCGCCACGATCGAGGTGTACCGGGACGAGGGCCTGATCGACGCGGCCCGCGAGCGGGGCGTCGAGCTGGCCGAGGGTGCCGCCGCGCTGGTCGACGCGCACCCGTCGGTCACCGAGGCTCGCGGGCTCGGCCTGTTCTTCGGTCTCGAGTTGGCGAGTGACCCCGACACCCGGGCGCCGGTGCACGATGGCCTCAATCCCCCGAAGGGCCCGACCGCGAAGACTGCCGTGCTCAAGGCGGCGATGGAGCGCGGCGTCTACTGCATGCCCGGTTCGGCGTCGGTCATCATGATCACCCCGCCGCTCACCATCACGAGCGCCGAGCTCCAGCGGGGCCTGGCCGTGCTGGACGAGGCGCTCGAGGAAGCCGATCGAGCGCTGAGCTGA
- the rpmG gene encoding 50S ribosomal protein L33 — protein MAGSDKRPIIKLRSTAGTGYTYVTTKNKTNTRERIEIKKYDPVVRKHVTFKEER, from the coding sequence ATGGCTGGTTCCGACAAGCGCCCGATCATCAAGCTCCGCTCCACCGCGGGCACCGGTTACACCTACGTGACCACCAAGAACAAGACGAACACGCGTGAGCGCATCGAGATCAAGAAGTACGATCCCGTCGTTCGCAAGCACGTCACGTTCAAAGAAGAGCGCTAG
- the rpmB gene encoding 50S ribosomal protein L28, producing the protein MSKICQVTGKTPHFGKQLSHSHRRSSRRWDPNVQVKRYYLASEKRWIKLNVSTKGIKTIDKRGIESVVAEMRRNGQKV; encoded by the coding sequence ATGTCGAAGATTTGCCAGGTCACCGGCAAGACGCCTCACTTTGGCAAGCAGCTCTCGCACTCGCACCGTCGTTCCAGCCGTCGCTGGGATCCGAACGTGCAGGTGAAGCGCTACTACCTCGCCAGTGAGAAGCGTTGGATCAAGCTCAACGTCAGTACCAAGGGCATCAAGACGATCGACAAGCGCGGCATCGAGTCCGTCGTCGCCGAGATGCGCCGCAACGGCCAGAAGGTCTGA
- a CDS encoding alpha/beta hydrolase — translation MPAPIPDPLYDPALDEHVPEMERIAALVAEMQGESPEVWTEKAITGARANFEAYSTHPPEVTDRFVDRQIDGPHGPIRLRTHVPDGDVRGVVLDWHGGGFFLGRPEMDDVLNLRLAAATRTVVVSASYRLGPEAPYPAGPDDAEATALWVLENASAEWGVPLRAVMGSSAGANIAAGALVRLRDKHDALGAIEAANMVYGVFDMRGTPSQYERGIPSFRDLYLPDVERRDRDHVDMSPIFADLRDMPPALFTVGTADYLFDDSLFMAARWHAAGGEAQVAAYPACPHGFNAYPAELSRIANDTMDQWLCGVLDRVES, via the coding sequence GTGCCTGCGCCGATTCCCGATCCGTTGTACGACCCCGCCCTCGACGAGCACGTGCCGGAGATGGAGCGCATCGCGGCCCTCGTCGCCGAGATGCAGGGTGAGTCGCCCGAGGTGTGGACGGAGAAGGCGATCACCGGGGCTCGGGCGAACTTCGAGGCCTACTCGACCCATCCTCCCGAGGTCACCGACCGGTTCGTCGACCGCCAGATCGACGGCCCCCACGGCCCGATCCGGCTGCGGACCCACGTGCCCGACGGTGACGTGCGCGGTGTGGTGCTCGACTGGCACGGCGGCGGCTTCTTCCTCGGCCGCCCCGAGATGGACGACGTGCTCAACCTGCGCCTCGCCGCGGCCACCCGCACCGTGGTGGTGTCCGCCTCGTACCGGCTCGGGCCCGAGGCGCCCTACCCGGCCGGGCCCGACGACGCCGAGGCCACCGCGCTCTGGGTCCTGGAGAACGCGTCGGCGGAGTGGGGCGTGCCCCTGCGGGCCGTGATGGGATCCTCCGCGGGCGCCAACATCGCGGCCGGCGCCCTCGTCCGCCTGCGCGACAAGCACGATGCGCTCGGCGCCATCGAGGCCGCCAACATGGTCTACGGCGTGTTCGACATGCGGGGCACGCCGTCGCAGTACGAGCGGGGCATTCCCTCGTTCCGGGACCTCTACCTGCCCGACGTCGAGCGGCGGGACCGGGACCACGTCGACATGTCGCCGATCTTCGCCGACCTGCGCGACATGCCGCCGGCCCTGTTCACGGTCGGCACGGCCGACTATCTGTTCGACGATTCACTCTTCATGGCCGCCCGTTGGCACGCCGCCGGGGGAGAAGCCCAGGTCGCGGCGTATCCGGCGTGTCCGCACGGCTTCAACGCCTACCCGGCGGAGCTGTCCCGGATCGCCAACGACACCATGGATCAGTGGCTCTGCGGGGTCCTGGACCGGGTGGAGTCCTGA
- the ispH gene encoding 4-hydroxy-3-methylbut-2-enyl diphosphate reductase, translating to MTVDRVLLASPRGFCAGVEMAIKALAWMVRAFEPPVYCYHEIVHNQMVVQRFEESGVVFVDDIGEVPPGRPIMLSAHGSAPEVVAAARDRGGYVVDAVCPLVTKVHHEVKTRAGKGFQIVYVGHEGHEEAIGTMAVAPDAIHRVETPEEVAALPAFETPVAVLAQTTLSHREWAGVVEATKEKFPQLWQPERSDLCFATTNRQSALMAIAPQCDAMVVIGSANSSNTNALAALAAEAGCPRVFRINGPDELPDDITGTVGVTAGASAPEDLVRSVIDRLSPANGVEEVQVTDEDEYFPPPRNLRELLSAVDAVASVMLPMPDASVGLDDRNIDASDVLESLHRHG from the coding sequence GTGACCGTCGACCGCGTTCTGCTCGCCTCGCCCCGCGGCTTCTGCGCCGGCGTCGAGATGGCCATCAAGGCGCTCGCCTGGATGGTGCGGGCCTTCGAGCCGCCGGTCTACTGCTACCACGAGATCGTGCACAACCAGATGGTGGTGCAGCGCTTCGAAGAGAGCGGCGTCGTCTTCGTCGACGACATCGGCGAGGTGCCGCCGGGCCGGCCGATCATGCTGTCCGCCCACGGCTCCGCGCCCGAGGTCGTCGCCGCGGCCCGCGACCGGGGCGGCTATGTGGTCGACGCCGTGTGTCCCCTGGTCACGAAGGTCCATCACGAGGTGAAGACCCGGGCCGGCAAGGGGTTCCAGATCGTCTACGTCGGCCACGAGGGACACGAGGAGGCGATCGGCACGATGGCCGTGGCGCCCGACGCCATCCACCGGGTCGAGACGCCCGAGGAGGTCGCCGCGCTCCCGGCCTTCGAGACACCCGTCGCCGTGCTGGCCCAGACCACCCTGTCGCACCGCGAGTGGGCCGGCGTGGTCGAGGCCACCAAGGAGAAGTTCCCCCAGCTCTGGCAGCCCGAACGCTCCGATCTCTGCTTCGCCACCACGAACCGGCAGTCCGCCCTCATGGCGATCGCGCCCCAGTGCGACGCCATGGTCGTGATCGGCTCGGCGAACTCGTCGAACACGAACGCCCTCGCCGCGCTCGCCGCCGAAGCCGGTTGTCCCCGCGTGTTCCGCATCAACGGCCCGGACGAACTGCCCGACGACATCACCGGCACCGTCGGCGTCACGGCCGGCGCGTCGGCCCCGGAGGACCTCGTCCGCTCGGTGATCGACCGCCTCTCCCCCGCCAACGGCGTCGAGGAGGTGCAGGTCACCGACGAGGACGAGTACTTCCCGCCGCCCCGCAACCTCCGCGAGCTCCTCAGCGCCGTCGACGCGGTGGCGTCGGTGATGCTGCCCATGCCGGACGCGTCCGTCGGCCTCGACGATCGCAACATCGATGCCAGCGACGTGCTCGAGTCGCTCCACCGCCACGGGTGA
- a CDS encoding DUF6529 family protein — MNDLRYRLGVPFAAGAATALALGIYAGAHDPSTRSWVMPGFDGLMSWKAAFTTTALVLFVLQVGLGRWITGPAPAWGPDVHRLVGTVAFALTIPVAFHCLWALGYHDDDWRVATHSLAGLVAYGLYVAKVISARSRLDRPAWALPVTGSLLGVALLVVWWTSALHWYGGGGGP, encoded by the coding sequence GTGAACGACCTCCGCTACCGATTGGGCGTCCCGTTCGCCGCCGGCGCGGCCACCGCCCTCGCGCTCGGCATCTACGCCGGCGCCCACGACCCCTCCACCCGCTCGTGGGTGATGCCGGGCTTCGACGGCCTCATGTCGTGGAAGGCCGCCTTCACCACGACGGCGCTCGTCCTGTTCGTGCTCCAGGTCGGCCTCGGCCGCTGGATCACCGGGCCCGCCCCGGCGTGGGGTCCGGACGTCCACCGACTCGTCGGCACCGTGGCCTTCGCCCTCACCATCCCGGTCGCGTTCCACTGCCTGTGGGCGCTCGGCTACCACGATGACGACTGGCGGGTCGCCACCCATTCCCTCGCCGGGCTCGTCGCCTACGGGCTCTATGTCGCGAAGGTGATCAGCGCCCGGTCCCGGCTCGACCGGCCCGCCTGGGCGCTCCCCGTCACCGGCTCGCTGCTGGGCGTCGCCCTGCTCGTGGTGTGGTGGACGAGCGCGCTCCACTGGTACGGCGGCGGGGGCGGCCCATGA
- a CDS encoding cytochrome c — translation MSTEGETALPRTMLHRITDAVQWIVGVGAATAVVMLFTLDNAPPGPQPQVVSAEALYAQHCASCHGIDGSGGQGPRLAGTMEELYPDPADQAAYIRAGSTGMPAFADVLSGEELDRIVHYTRNVLG, via the coding sequence ATGAGCACGGAAGGCGAGACTGCCCTGCCTCGGACGATGCTGCACCGGATCACCGATGCCGTGCAGTGGATCGTGGGCGTGGGCGCAGCCACCGCGGTCGTGATGCTCTTCACCCTCGACAACGCGCCGCCCGGACCGCAGCCCCAGGTCGTGTCGGCCGAGGCGCTCTACGCGCAGCACTGTGCGTCGTGCCACGGGATCGACGGGAGCGGCGGTCAGGGTCCCCGCCTCGCCGGCACGATGGAGGAGCTCTACCCCGATCCGGCCGATCAGGCGGCGTACATCCGCGCCGGCAGCACCGGCATGCCCGCCTTCGCCGACGTGCTCAGCGGCGAGGAACTCGACCGCATCGTCCACTACACCCGCAACGTCCTCGGCTGA
- a CDS encoding lysophospholipid acyltransferase family protein — MSRDVAYGSQEGDTPARSAHGLFGRIMYRPFWFVVYSLCKLLFRMRVDGRKNLPDGPFILSAVHRSFIDTPIVGVITGKRLRFMGKESLWKSKPLGAFLTFFGGFPVERGGADRTALRAAQDVLALGEPLVMFPEGTRQEGARLDRAQVLDGPAFVASRSGVPIVPVGIGGSAKALPLGAKIPRPHKVVVVIGEPIHPAPKVDGKVPRRAVRELTDQLYEELSDLYVEARVLAGDEPAPS, encoded by the coding sequence GTGAGCAGGGATGTCGCCTACGGAAGCCAGGAGGGCGACACGCCGGCTCGCAGTGCCCACGGCCTCTTCGGTCGGATCATGTACCGCCCCTTCTGGTTCGTGGTCTACAGCCTGTGCAAGCTGCTGTTCCGGATGCGGGTCGACGGTCGGAAGAACCTGCCGGACGGGCCGTTCATCCTCTCCGCGGTACATCGGTCGTTCATCGACACGCCGATCGTCGGCGTCATCACCGGCAAGCGGCTGCGGTTCATGGGCAAGGAGAGCCTCTGGAAGTCGAAGCCGCTCGGCGCCTTCCTGACCTTCTTCGGCGGTTTCCCGGTGGAGCGGGGCGGGGCCGATCGCACCGCCCTGCGGGCCGCCCAGGATGTCCTCGCGTTGGGCGAGCCGCTCGTGATGTTCCCCGAGGGCACCCGCCAGGAGGGTGCTCGTCTCGATCGGGCTCAGGTGCTCGACGGGCCCGCGTTCGTGGCGTCGCGATCCGGGGTGCCAATCGTGCCGGTGGGCATCGGCGGCAGCGCGAAGGCCCTGCCCCTCGGGGCCAAGATCCCGCGACCCCACAAGGTGGTCGTCGTCATCGGGGAACCGATCCACCCGGCGCCGAAGGTGGACGGCAAGGTGCCGCGCCGAGCGGTCCGCGAGCTCACCGATCAGCTCTACGAGGAGCTGAGCGACCTCTATGTCGAGGCCCGTGTGCTGGCGGGCGACGAGCCGGCGCCGAGCTGA
- the cmk gene encoding (d)CMP kinase has translation MRVIAIDGPAGSGKSTVAKAVADRLGLEYLDTGAMYRSVAYAVLRAGGDPADAEFTANVARSIELTVGLDTVIVNGADATLEIRGPEVNRCVSLVAANPAVRVEMVSRQREWAERRGGGVLEGRDIGTVVFPNAELKVYLTADPDERARRRAKEVTDLDYETVAADLARRDTLDSTRDVDPLAEADDAVLVDTTGLSIDEVVEVIEGLLA, from the coding sequence ATGCGTGTGATCGCCATCGATGGTCCGGCCGGCTCGGGCAAGTCCACCGTTGCGAAAGCGGTCGCCGACCGGCTCGGTCTCGAGTATCTCGACACCGGCGCCATGTACCGCTCGGTGGCATACGCCGTGCTGCGGGCGGGTGGTGACCCGGCCGACGCCGAGTTCACCGCCAACGTCGCCCGCTCCATCGAGCTCACGGTCGGGCTCGACACCGTCATCGTGAACGGGGCGGACGCCACCCTCGAGATCCGCGGGCCCGAGGTGAACCGGTGCGTGAGCCTCGTCGCCGCGAACCCGGCCGTGCGGGTCGAGATGGTGTCCCGCCAGCGTGAGTGGGCCGAGCGCCGCGGCGGTGGCGTGCTCGAAGGGCGCGACATCGGCACCGTCGTCTTCCCGAACGCCGAGCTCAAGGTGTATCTCACCGCCGATCCGGACGAACGGGCCCGGCGCCGGGCAAAGGAGGTCACCGACCTCGACTACGAGACGGTGGCCGCCGACCTCGCCCGTCGCGACACGCTCGACTCGACCCGCGACGTCGACCCGCTCGCCGAGGCGGACGACGCCGTGCTCGTCGACACCACCGGACTCTCGATCGATGAGGTGGTCGAGGTGATCGAAGGACTGCTGGCGTGA
- the aroA gene encoding 3-phosphoshikimate 1-carboxyvinyltransferase yields MATADPRALPDPYEIEPLAAPPDATITLPGSKSITNRALVAAALAAGDTTLHGVLFADDTEAMLAALGDLGIGLRIDRDAATVTVVGCGGELPGVETTIDARQSGTTARFLTPAVALGAAPVVVDADPQMRDRPMDDQIDALRAMGVTVEELGDPGRLPLRLTGPMRAAGIGLAADVSSQFLSGLLLSGAIHGLDARLTTSAVSRPYLDMTAAVMRSFGAEVSDDDGTAWTVRGGYTSPGDYEIEPDASAASYFLAAAAITGGRVRIEGLGRSSLQGDVAFADVLADMGATVDVGPDHIEVVGGPLRGVTVDLRHISDTAPTLAVVAAFAEGPTTITDIGFVKGKESDRIGAPVRELRRCGVDAEEIDGGLVVRPAGRPTAATFDTYDDHRMAMAFSLVGLVVPGVAVRDPGCVAKTFPGYFAALEQLR; encoded by the coding sequence ATGGCGACCGCCGACCCCCGGGCCCTGCCCGATCCCTACGAGATCGAACCGCTCGCCGCGCCGCCGGATGCGACGATCACCCTGCCCGGCTCGAAGAGCATCACGAACCGGGCGCTCGTCGCGGCTGCACTCGCCGCGGGCGACACGACGCTGCACGGTGTCCTCTTCGCGGACGACACGGAGGCGATGCTCGCCGCCCTCGGCGACCTGGGGATCGGCCTCCGCATCGACCGCGACGCGGCGACTGTCACCGTCGTCGGGTGCGGCGGCGAGCTGCCGGGGGTCGAGACGACGATCGACGCCCGCCAGTCCGGCACCACCGCCCGCTTCCTCACCCCCGCCGTGGCGCTCGGCGCCGCCCCGGTCGTGGTCGACGCCGACCCGCAGATGCGGGACCGCCCGATGGACGACCAGATCGACGCCCTGCGGGCGATGGGGGTGACGGTCGAGGAACTCGGCGACCCGGGCCGGCTGCCGCTGCGGCTGACCGGGCCGATGCGCGCTGCGGGGATCGGCCTCGCGGCCGACGTGTCCAGCCAGTTCCTGTCCGGCCTGCTGCTCAGCGGTGCGATCCACGGGCTCGACGCCCGGCTGACGACGTCCGCGGTCAGCCGTCCGTATCTCGACATGACGGCCGCGGTCATGCGCTCGTTCGGCGCGGAAGTCAGCGACGACGACGGCACGGCGTGGACCGTGCGAGGCGGCTACACCTCGCCGGGTGACTACGAGATCGAGCCCGACGCGTCGGCCGCCTCCTACTTCCTCGCCGCAGCCGCCATCACCGGGGGACGGGTCCGTATCGAGGGCCTCGGCCGCTCGTCGTTGCAGGGCGACGTCGCCTTCGCCGACGTGCTCGCCGACATGGGCGCGACCGTGGACGTCGGCCCCGACCACATCGAAGTCGTCGGCGGGCCTCTCCGGGGCGTCACCGTCGACCTGCGCCACATCTCCGACACGGCCCCGACGCTCGCCGTCGTCGCCGCGTTCGCCGAGGGGCCCACCACGATCACCGACATCGGCTTCGTGAAGGGCAAGGAGTCCGACCGGATCGGCGCCCCGGTGCGGGAGCTGCGGCGCTGCGGTGTGGACGCCGAGGAGATCGACGGCGGCCTGGTCGTCCGCCCGGCGGGCCGGCCGACGGCCGCGACCTTCGACACCTACGACGATCACCGCATGGCCATGGCGTTTTCCCTGGTCGGATTGGTCGTGCCGGGGGTGGCGGTGCGGGACCCGGGTTGTGTCGCGAAGACGTTCCCGGGTTACTTCGCCGCATTGGAACAACTCCGGTGA
- a CDS encoding prephenate dehydrogenase/arogenate dehydrogenase family protein encodes MTPPADPETRTALVVGVGLIGGSVGMALRGAGWHVVGVDPDTDRLAAALESGAIDEAGPLGECDLAFIATPVNVTASMAIAALDAGAAVVTDVGSVKAPITAAVDDSRFVPGHPMAGSEQDGLAGAFADMFSGAMWVLCPTETTDDAAFAEVRGVVSSLGAQVIVMPPDRHDTLVAVVSHVPHLTAATLMRLADGRAEEHRSLLRLAAGGFRDMTRIAAGHPAIWPDICTQNQAAITDVLDELIRELSGLRDVVADGQGERLLDHLESARHARRNLPTTALVAEKMSEMRIPVLDRQGEIAAIATLAADLDVNIYDLEIAHSAEGPRGVVVVLVESALAERFQGGLMVQGYRPSIRPLD; translated from the coding sequence GTGACTCCGCCCGCCGACCCCGAGACGCGTACGGCGCTCGTCGTCGGCGTCGGCCTGATCGGCGGATCGGTCGGTATGGCGCTGCGCGGCGCCGGCTGGCACGTCGTCGGCGTCGATCCGGACACGGACAGACTGGCCGCGGCCCTCGAGTCGGGTGCGATCGACGAGGCCGGCCCCCTGGGCGAGTGCGACCTGGCCTTCATCGCCACGCCGGTGAACGTCACCGCGTCGATGGCGATCGCCGCGCTCGACGCGGGCGCCGCGGTGGTGACGGACGTCGGCAGCGTCAAGGCGCCGATCACGGCCGCGGTCGACGACTCGCGCTTCGTGCCCGGCCATCCCATGGCGGGCAGCGAGCAGGACGGGCTCGCCGGCGCATTCGCCGACATGTTCAGCGGTGCGATGTGGGTGCTGTGTCCGACCGAGACGACCGACGACGCGGCGTTTGCCGAGGTCAGAGGGGTTGTCTCCTCGCTCGGGGCCCAGGTGATCGTGATGCCGCCGGACCGCCACGACACCCTCGTCGCCGTCGTGAGTCATGTCCCGCACCTCACCGCGGCGACGCTGATGCGTCTGGCCGACGGCCGGGCGGAGGAGCACCGGTCGCTCCTGCGGTTGGCGGCGGGTGGCTTCCGTGACATGACCCGGATCGCCGCCGGCCATCCGGCGATCTGGCCCGACATCTGCACCCAGAACCAGGCCGCGATCACCGATGTGCTCGACGAGCTGATCCGGGAGCTCAGCGGCCTGCGTGACGTCGTGGCCGACGGTCAGGGCGAGCGCCTGCTCGATCATCTCGAGTCGGCCCGTCATGCCCGTCGCAACCTGCCGACGACGGCGCTGGTGGCCGAGAAGATGTCCGAGATGCGGATCCCGGTGCTCGATCGCCAGGGGGAGATCGCCGCCATCGCCACCCTCGCGGCGGATCTGGACGTCAACATCTACGACCTCGAGATCGCCCACTCGGCCGAGGGCCCTCGCGGTGTCGTGGTGGTGCTCGTGGAGTCCGCGCTCGCCGAGCGCTTCCAGGGCGGCCTGATGGTGCAGGGCTACCGACCCTCGATCCGGCCGCTGGACTGA
- a CDS encoding pseudouridine synthase yields the protein MNHEGERLQKVLARLGFGSRRACEELIADERVTVNGETAILGRRVDVENDEVEVDGAIVGIRPDLVYYLLNKATGVITTADDPQGRPTVVEIVPAEPRVFPVGRLDADTEGLLILTNDGTLTHRLTHPSFGVEKEYFAQVKGTPSRAALRELREGIELEDGRTAPARVTAVEDSLLRITIHEGRNRQVRRMCEAVGHPVVRLVRTRIGPLVDRRLRPGEWRVLTRDEVRSLEIAVGGADGER from the coding sequence GTGAACCATGAGGGCGAGCGGCTCCAGAAGGTGCTCGCCCGCCTCGGATTCGGCAGTCGACGGGCGTGCGAAGAACTCATCGCCGACGAGCGGGTGACCGTCAACGGCGAGACCGCGATCCTCGGCCGCCGGGTGGACGTCGAGAACGACGAGGTCGAGGTCGACGGCGCGATCGTCGGCATCCGGCCGGATCTCGTCTACTACCTGCTCAACAAGGCGACGGGCGTCATCACGACGGCCGACGACCCGCAGGGCCGCCCGACCGTCGTGGAGATCGTGCCGGCTGAGCCCCGCGTGTTCCCGGTCGGCCGCCTGGACGCGGACACCGAGGGCCTGCTGATCCTCACCAACGACGGCACCCTCACCCACCGGCTGACCCACCCGTCGTTCGGCGTCGAGAAGGAGTACTTCGCCCAGGTGAAGGGAACCCCGAGCCGCGCCGCCCTGCGAGAACTCCGTGAGGGCATCGAGCTCGAGGACGGCCGCACCGCCCCGGCCCGCGTCACCGCGGTCGAGGATTCGCTGCTGCGGATCACGATCCACGAGGGCCGCAATCGTCAGGTCCGCCGGATGTGTGAGGCCGTCGGTCACCCCGTCGTGCGGCTGGTGCGCACCCGGATCGGGCCGCTGGTCGACCGGCGGCTGCGGCCGGGGGAGTGGCGGGTCCTCACCCGTGACGAGGTGCGCAGCCTCGAAATCGCCGTCGGTGGCGCCGACGGCGAGCGCTAA
- the scpB gene encoding SMC-Scp complex subunit ScpB: MTADHIPPAVEAILLVAEDPMPPELLAQLVGASPDEVVEVCDTLAREYEVDGRGFVLAKVAGGYRYQTATEQAPYVERYVLDGQSSRLSAAALETLAVVAYKQPVSRNQIASIRGVNVDGVMRTLQQRGYVDEVARDPGPGQAVLYGTTPTFLERMGLDSVSELPPLGEFFPGSDVVEALERGLRVVPDEEVIAEAGSDQPEDTEDSADSAEVDGS; the protein is encoded by the coding sequence GTGACCGCAGATCACATTCCGCCGGCCGTCGAGGCCATCCTCCTCGTCGCCGAGGATCCGATGCCGCCGGAGCTGCTCGCCCAGCTCGTGGGGGCGTCGCCCGACGAGGTCGTCGAGGTCTGCGACACCCTGGCCCGTGAGTACGAGGTGGACGGACGGGGCTTCGTCCTCGCCAAGGTCGCCGGTGGCTACCGCTACCAGACGGCCACCGAGCAGGCGCCCTATGTCGAGCGCTATGTGCTCGACGGCCAGTCGTCGCGGCTCTCGGCTGCCGCGCTCGAGACCCTCGCCGTCGTCGCCTACAAGCAGCCGGTGAGCCGCAACCAGATCGCGTCGATCCGCGGCGTGAACGTCGACGGCGTGATGCGCACCCTCCAACAGCGCGGCTACGTGGACGAGGTCGCCCGCGACCCCGGTCCGGGCCAGGCGGTGCTCTACGGCACGACGCCGACGTTCCTGGAACGCATGGGGCTCGACTCGGTGAGCGAGCTGCCGCCGCTCGGTGAGTTCTTCCCCGGCAGCGACGTGGTGGAGGCGCTGGAGCGGGGCCTGCGGGTGGTCCCCGACGAGGAGGTCATCGCCGAGGCGGGCAGCGACCAGCCCGAGGACACCGAGGACAGCGCGGACAGTGCCGAGGTCGACGGGTCGTGA